GCTCGCACCGGCCGGTGCCATGGAAGGCGCCGGGGACGGCGGGAGGGATGCCGTGGCCGGGGTGCGCGGCGGAGCCAGCGAGTCGTCGGACTGGGTCTCCAGCTGACGCAGCTGCGACTCCAGGTACGACTTCAGCCGCGTGCGGTACTCGCGCTCGAAGCCGCGCAGGTCCTCGACCTTGCGCTCCAGCGTGGCGCGCGCGGACTCCAGGGAGCCCATCGCGACACGGTGCTTCTCCTGCGCGTCCCGCTCCAGGGCGTCGGCCTTGGCACGGGCGTCACGCTCGAGACCCTCGGCACGCGAACGCGCCTCGCCGACGATCTTGTTGGCTTCGGAACGGGCCTCGGCGATCGCCTGGTCGGCGGTCTGCTGGGCCAGCGAGAGGACACGGGCAGCGCTGTCGCCACCGGGGCCCTGACCGGGGCCGCCCATCGGACCGCCCATGGGGCCGCCCATCGGGCCACCCATCTGCTGCTGCATGGGGGGCTGGCCACCCATGTGGCCCTGACCCATCGGACCCTGGCCCATCGGACCGGGACCCTGCGGGCCACCCTGACCCTGACCGCCGGGACCGGCGGGCAGCTGCGGTGCACCGCTCGGCAGCTGGGGCGGGCCACCCATGGGGCCACCCATCTGCTGCTGCGGCGGGCCCGATATGCCGGCGGGCACGGGGGCACCCGGCCCGCGCATGCCCTGCTGCGGCATGCCGCCCTGCTGCTGGTCCTGCGGACCGGGACCCTCCGGCGGCTTGCGCATGTTCTGCTGGTTCTGGGCAGCAGCGCGCGTGGCGGCAGCCAGCTTGGCGCGGAGGTCCTCGTTCTCGCGGAGCAGGCGGGTCAGTTCGGCTTCGACCTCGTCGAGGAAGGCATCGACCTCGTCCTCGTCATAGCCTTCTCGGAGGCGGACGGTCGTGAACTGCTT
This genomic window from Streptomyces sp. DG2A-72 contains:
- a CDS encoding DivIVA domain-containing protein, with protein sequence MPLTPEDVRNKQFTTVRLREGYDEDEVDAFLDEVEAELTRLLRENEDLRAKLAAATRAAAQNQQNMRKPPEGPGPQDQQQGGMPQQGMRGPGAPVPAGISGPPQQQMGGPMGGPPQLPSGAPQLPAGPGGQGQGGPQGPGPMGQGPMGQGHMGGQPPMQQQMGGPMGGPMGGPMGGPGQGPGGDSAARVLSLAQQTADQAIAEARSEANKIVGEARSRAEGLERDARAKADALERDAQEKHRVAMGSLESARATLERKVEDLRGFEREYRTRLKSYLESQLRQLETQSDDSLAPPRTPATASLPPSPAPSMAPAGASAPSYGGNQTMGGAPSPAGPSYGGGQQQMSPAMTQPMAPVRPQGPGPMGQAPSPMRGFLIDEDDN